TTCAGAATCCAGATTCTTTGTGGGAGTTGGATATCTCTGAAGGCAGGAACTACATTGTGCAAGACAGCAGCCTCAGAGGTGAAGCCTCTGATCTTTTGCAACATGTTTTGGGAGTTCCAAAGCAGCCCCTGTCTTCAACAGTGCCACAGCCTCGAACTGACTCCCCATTCCCACTTCCCATCTTTCAGGAGGTGCCCTTTGCCCTATCCCTCTGCCATCTGCCTCCCATGTTGAACCACTCTGTCTCCTACCCTTTGGCCAACAGCCCTGAAAGGAACGTTCATTTCTGTTCCCTCCCAATACTGGCCCATAGAACAAACTGCTTTAATGCCAAGCCTTTTGCTTCAGAGCTGTAGTTTCCTCCTATTGAGGGTGGGAGCTTTAAGTACCAAAGGCTCCCTTTGGTAGAAAACAGAGATAACCTCAAGGAGTTGGTACTGACAAAGAGGTCAGAGCCACCTGGTGAGAGGTTTAAAGccacagacttaaaaaaaaaataaagtccaaGTTTCTTCTCTGTTTCATTTGCTCCTAGAAGGGCAATGCCTTTTGTCACAGCCAATGTGATGTTGTGCTTTGTAAACCAAGCTGGTTATAGGTTTCATCACTGCATATGGGAACCAGAGATTAGCATTTGGGAGACACTGAACCAATATTAGTGGCTGGACGAAATATCCCTCTATCTAGTTTTAAGCCTGAATGAGTGAGTGCCAGGCTCTGACCTAGGTTTCCAGGCACTGTTGTTCAGTAGGAGGGGAAGCAGAGATGCCACAAGAGGCTAGTTGTTGAGAACTGTGGTGGCCCACACTGGCTATGTCATAGCTCTAACAAATGCCAGTACGGTATAGCTGGACAGTTGTTTGCCATGTACTGGCTCTTAGCTGGCTGTCTTTGTcctttatttctactttatttctACTCTATTTCCCAAGAACAATGCCAAATGGCAGTTCTGACCCTCCTGTTCAGATGCAGACTTGGGTTTCCAGGGCAAATGCCTTTGTTGTTCCACAGCTAGCTCTCCAGTTCACATTTTCCTGGCATTTAATTTCTCGTATTTCTACCACACCCCATGGTGTCTTTTCTTAGCATCGTCTTGTTAGAACAGTGGCTAAAAGCATTAGTGTGTAAGGGTTGTCATTAACTTGACTGGCAAACGGGTCAGAGCATCTTCTGGAATTACACCTATAGTTTGTATCTtacccttttctccttccatctgagATGAGGGCTATTTTAGTccagactggcttggaacttaggctgcccttaaactctggatcctcctgctttagtcttctgagtgctggtattacaggtttGTATTCCCATACTTGGTTTTATTGCTTATATCTTTAAATCTTCTCTTTAATTTCATGTGTACAGATGTTTTACTTTCATATGTGTCTAtgcttgtggaagtcagaagaggatatcagatcccctggaattggactTAGGCAATTGTGACCctctatgtgagtgctgggaattgaacgagtcccctggaaaagcagccagtgttctttaacCACCGAACCATCTGAACACATAAAATGGGCCTAGATGGAGCTTCTGATGGATGCCAGAGCAGGCTCACCCCTCAGCCtttcttgtgtcctctcatccctGAGATGACTGAAGCCTGAGCCCTGCAGGCTTTGCTTCATTCAGGTCAAACACTGAAatgctttcatgtcttttttgaaaaaacaaaaactgaaaacctATCAAACAACGAATTCCATAAGGGTTGCTTACCAGTGGCTACAAACTTACTTTCCCTCCCATAGCACTCATTAACTACATTTAAGTCCTCAGAGAGAGGTGGTGGCTCCAGGAGGAGCTCCGTCCAGATCCAGGATGTTTGTTGGCAGGCCCAGTCCACTACTACAGTGAGTTTGAGAATTCAAGAGCCACACCAGCTCAAAGTCAGTATCCTATACCACTCCCGACTTCCTGCAGCTCCTTTATTCTGTCTACCTTTTCTTCTGTGAGTCTCCCTGAACATGGAGGGGCTACATAAATGCCTCATTTATGGATGGACATTCAACCCTCACTTTGACTGATTATAGGTCTCTGTAGTGTGGCCTAGGACCTTCCTAGCCACAGGCTTTTGATTGGGATTATGATATTAGCTATGAATTCCCTGTTATGGAGTAGGCCTCAAATCCAAACAGAAACTGGTTGGTTATTCCTGTAAGAGTTGCTACTATTgtaccagtgggcacatcttgcttAGCTGGGTCAATAGTATTGCACTCAGGGCCTACAGATGATTGTTGATGGCTTTCTCCCCCAgcagcctgcagagtaccttcatGCATTATGATGGCTATTCATCAGGAAGGAAACTCCCAGAGCAGTCCCAGCTTGATTTGTGTCCTGTGAACAGAGGATGAGGTGTCTCCAGCAAAGGTCTTACAGAGGGGTCTGGTGGGCAACCAGTGGAAGAGAGAATTCttgcttcttgttgttgttgctgttagttTTAGGAGCTTCCTTGACAAAATCCTAAAGCAGATTCTTGATATTGTTTTGTATCATCTACTAATAGCCCTTGGCTCCAAGAGGAGGTAGCAAGCAGTCCactaaaataaagattaaaacagGCTTTTCCCTTTAATTATCAAGGGAGCAGGGAAGATTTTAGTCAGACAcagtgagagaaaagaaatgttttatttagatAAATTAAAATGGCTATATTGATAAGTAATGCTCAAATGAAGTCATGGGAACCTTGAAACCACTCTAAACAGAACCAAAATTGCTTATATATTACCAAAATAGTTCCATTAATATAAAGTAGATTTACAGTTCTTAATATGAGAAAACAACAAGGTAGGTTAGGTTTATATAACAAACAATATACACTCTCAAAAGTCTCAGGAATACTCAAATGTGTTCTGGCTTGGATATGAGAGAAGGGACCACATCTAGACGGTTGGCAGGCAAGCCAATGAGGTGTGTAGCAAACAAAAGCTGTCACTAAAAACAACTCAATAGGCCATTATGAGTGTGAGCCCATCACAGGCAAGATCTTCAGCTGTGACGCTGGGACAGGGAGGGGCTGATGGGGCTGTGTCCAGCAACGGCAGGGAGCAGACTGCAATGGAAGGGAAAAGAGCTGGTCGTGAAGTGAGACCGTCTGCCTTGGCTCTTCTGCACTGGACCTGTTCTTGAGTGCCAAGCATCCATTGCTCTGCTCCCCCTTGAATGTCACTGCAGTCATATTTAAGCCAGGTAcctttttgagaaaagatctcaCTAGGTAGCTCAGACTGGACTAGAACTCATTattttcctgtctcagtctccctgggctgggattacaggtatgtactacCATGACTGGCTTGTGGATGGTCTTTCAGTAAATATTATGGTAGATGGTACATAGCAATAAAGCAAAGGACCAAGGAGTAATACATTaaggaactaaggtgggaagtATTCTGAGCTACTGACTGATAAGGCCAAAGGATTGAAATCCAAAGCCAAactcaccaccactaccactggGCTCTCCTCTTAGAGGTGATCTGTGCTGGTGAAGCCTGACTAACACAAGGCACTGGATGCACAAGTTAAGACAATAAGCAAATGAAGACCCAATCTTCACTGACTGATAGGTTTTTGGGGCTCCTAAGCCAGTGAGTCTGTCCAATTTTTAGCAAAGGAGAATAAGATACCCACCTCTGCCCAAGAGATCTGGTAATGCCACAGGCAGGATGAGAAAGGTATAATAGGTCCGAGACAGTTATGGCTACCTCTGGTCAATTTGGTAGGAGACATCACATGGCTCAGGGGTGATGCTGGCAGACAAGcttgacatgaaaaaaaaaaaaaaaaaaaaaaaaaaaaaaaaaaaaaaaaaaaaaaaaaccagaagaaagaccaagaaacAAATCCTGTTTCCTCACTGAAAAGCATATACCACAAAGAGTTAAGGTGTCTTGAAAGTATCTACCTACAAATAAGAACTTGAAACTAAAAAGACAAGCTACATTACCCTCAGTAATATTTCATATAAatcagttctcaaaaaaaaaaataccttgcaGGTACAGACATACTATTTATggtacaatatatacaaatatagcaGAATAATTCAATTTATTGCTAGAACTTTATTTGGTTGCTACAAAATCtgtaagagtatatatatattaaaaagggggagtatggaaggcagccagaagaacAAGAATTACCTAAAGAGCCAGGATAATGTTGAATTGTATTTTTAACCTTTTCAAGAAGGTGACAGCATAGACAAGCAAGGCAAACATTAAGGCAAAAGATTTAAAGAGGGAGAAATATGAGCTAAGAAGACTCATGCTCAGGAAAACTTATCTTGCCTTCACTGAGTTTTAAtatgtctagaaaaaaaagagccaaacACCAAGCTGAATAtcatataaaagaaacaaaatatgcaaagtgaagcaaagcaaagcaaagcaaagcaaagcaaagcaaagcaaagcaaagtgaAAACCAAATGTCTTTGAAGGTTTAAGGGCACTAGACTGTATCTACAGCTGGCAGGGCAACTTGAACAACATTAACTAGGAATGATCTGTACTAAAGCCTGCTCCACAGCAGCTCCACCAGGGTTTTGCTGACTGGCTACAGGGACATGTAGTTCTGGAAGGTTTTCTACTGGAGTTGCCCAGTGACTCCTAAGAACAACACTGGGAGTGTTCTCAGCATGTTGGTGAATGGTGATTTCCTCTTAGTCAGACTGTTCCTGACTTACCCAAAAGGCATGTAAAGGGGGAAACATCACACCTGCTTTTTAGATCTGAGAAAACTGTCCCATCACCAGAAGGCTCCTGCTCCAAGTATGCCTGATCCATGTGGCATCCTCTGGACAGAAAACCCATAGCTCTCTCTGAGTGAACAAGTATGAAGAAAGAATAAGATTTCACATTTCATCTGACCATATTTTGGCTTTAGGCATGCTGCCAAGAAATAGAGCAAGTTCTTGGTTATCCTAAAGGTAAAATCCAAAGGGACTTGTTTCCCAAGTCGAAACTCAGAGATTGTCTCTAGTGCTCTGGGCAACTAGTTTGGGATAGCAACCAAAACCATGAACAGACTGGACATGGTGTTGAAGGTAGGCAGTTACAACTTTAAGGTAGtctggagtgggtgggtagagaaGACAATCTTCCTTAcctgaagggaaaacaaaatttcCCACTGAGTAACTTTTATGTTCCTAATccttgaaaaaataattaaaaatgaggaaaatccCAGTAAGACTTCTCTGGTTCTCAGGTTAGGAACAGGAGCAATGGCCCAGAACCCGACTTTCCTGAGCTTGGAACTGGCACCCTCTACACAGCATCCATACCTGAACTGATGTCCCAGCTTCAAACTCTATGGCAGTGCCCAAGCATTTGAGGGTTGCCTTAAGGAGATGTGAAGAGTTTCAGCTGCCCCCCAGAGCAGACTGTCAGTTACTCATAAAAAgtcatttattcattctgttcACAGCCAATCGTCTGACTTTCTACGCAATATGCACACTCCTTCACTTTATGTATTTACAAACAGAAAAGACTCGTCTTTCAAAAAGAAGACACATTCTGAGGCTCTATAAAGTGCAGCTAATTTAAGGCAAATTCATATGAAATATAGACAGTGACTTATTACCTCTATATACACACACCTTCTAGCTTCAAAAGGTAAATTCTCTTCCCCTCAaaaacagggaagagagaaaagggctttattattttttcctggcAACTTTAAGTTACAAGATCTCACTGGCTTCATGAAATCATAGATTTCCAAAAATCATActttaagtaaattttttttaaaaaaatatttttttttttaaatagcatttcaAACAAGTTAAAAGGTGACAATGTGTTTGCTACAGTAGTATGAAGGGCTGGAGGGCTGATGAGTTAGTcaggaggtttgtttgtttgtttttttaggtaAGTAGATTTTAGGTAGTCCAGGCTACACATGCATTTCAAATATGCCTGATGAGACTAGATACCTAAAGCTACTTTTAGCTCCAGGAAAGAGTATCTCTCATCTCCATTGGAATCAAATGCGCTCAAGCTTTCTGGTCTCGGCATGGCAGAACCTAGGGAATTCCAGAGTTCCTGGTAGGTCAGCATCCCAGTCACATCTTGACCAGTCTTGTGGAATAAATCCTGAAGATCTGTTAAACGGAAATCATGAAACAGACATGTAGTATGTTTATGCACACAGTTAAAAGTAGCTTCTACTGATTTCCCAGCATTAAAAGAAAGGCTattttgccaggtgtggtggtgagcgtctttaatctcagcattcgggagcgggtggggagagacaggcagatctatgTAGATGTGAGAGTAGCCTCATCTACACAgttaagttccagaccagccagggctacttggtgagaccttatctcaaaccCTTCCCCTGCAAAACAGAACAACTCTCCCAACTTGCTGGTAgaagtagagagatggctcagtgttaagagtgcttgctgctcttctaggacAGTGGGTTTGGCTCCCAGTCACTTGTAACTTCAGGTCCAGGAAATCAGAtgacctcttttggcctccaagaagcagtccccccaccccccaccagggccagtgggtaaagtgcttgtgaTCATGCACGAgtgaggaccagggtttggatCCCCAAAGTACATGCAAATGCCAGAAGGACATGATGGCCTTTCTGTAATTTCAACTTCAGAAAGTGGTGACAGGATCCCTAGAGCAAGCTGGCTATTGAGTCTAGCCCTACCAGTAAGCTCAGGGCTTGACTGCAAAGCTGACTCGACGAGGTAGGACTAGCAACGGAGATGATTCCTGATATCAGTGTGGGACCGAcaaatatatgtgcacacatatacatgtgtacaagtacatacacatataaacatgcacatacacaaaacccatacccatacatgtaaacatgcatatagacacatacacgaaatatacctgcatgcacatacagatgtaaaataaggaaaaaaacaagaatgATAAATTTTGATCCTTTAAGAAGGAGAGAAATACTATATTGCATAGCTTCTTACACTGTGAGATGAAAACCCATATGGGAGTTACATAACTGCATGTTGGGGTCATGTTTGGCAACAGTAAAAGATTTCTTAACATTTAGTGATCAAACATTAAGGCTTAACAAGTCTGAGGTGTTTCTGGAACTGTTAGCTTGTGCTGCAGTACACAATGTGCTGACACACAACATATACTAGACAGTACACATGCTCTCATGCCACATGCCACCAAATGTTGCCTGAGGTACTTTGCTTTGGATTTTAGTCTACTGTATGCTGTGAACTGCAGTGCTTTTATTGTATATGCCAACAAGTTTCCTCTTCTTATAGAAACATAATGGTTTGTAGAAAACAAAGACTTCCAATATTTTCTTGCCATTGTTCTTTAGCATGTATCAAACCAGTGCATCTTTTGGTTGTATTgttagaatatttaatttttaaaactgctaTATCAGTTGCTGACTTTAGTTTTCAATTTCTGAAATGGTTCTAAAGATACTTTTGCTATTTTGTGCTAAATGTTTATGTGAGAAGGCATTATCAGTTCTGACAATTATAAAATACAAGGATCAACTGTAGCCAGTATTTGGCTACTttgtggctatttttttttttccttccaccctttcaacccctaacactagataggaggaAAAAACAGGACAAAGGAGGAGGGGCAACGTTATCCTtaagactacttcctgctgatcagGGGTGTTTAGTTCCTTGGGACAAGTTTAATCTTTGCTATCATGacacctaatttttttcttttttcttgtttcttctttgagcctGGCTACTAAACAAATGGAGACCAATtgcaaccaacaacaaccaacaacccagCCTGCCTCGTGGGGGCCTGGCATTTACAACTTTGAAAAGCACTCAAGTGTACCAAATATTACCTAGTATGGTGATCTTTCTACTATGTAACATTGTCTTTCTAGATCTAGAAATTAAGTAGTTGAAGAATCAGGAACTTGGGAGGGAGATAAacacagaaggaaggagaaaggtaaaATAAGTAAGGATGTCTGAAAAAGTCATAGGAATTATATTATTAACTATTTGCCTAAAACCCCCCACCTATAATATATTAAGtctgtgtgtaaatatacatatacagtttAAATGAAATTTCCTTGTCTAGGCTGACAATGATCCCTCCAAAAGACCACCTAAGAAAACCTCAATATTAGGCATTAGAAGTCCTCTTTTTCGTTGTTGGTCAGGTTTGTTTGAGGGACTCTCCAAAACTCCCCAAAATAGCTGCCATTGCCATTGGCTGGAAGGTTAAGTTCCTATTGCTGAAGAAACCACGCACTTcaaacacagagtcagaggcccctgagctggaactgacctgaatacttgtgTTGTATGAAAGGAGAGAAGGTTAGCACTCCCCTTGACAAGTATGGAAGAGGCCCTTGGGCCTAACAATACATATGGTTAAGGCATTGACACCTACTGTGTGGCATCTAACCACTGAATGCCTCTGCTCTTAGGACTAGGTTTTTTGGTACCAGAGGTGCCAatcaagcttccaaaggagggaagcaaccaagAGTGCCACACAGATATGGTGATTATGGAACACAATGGTGACCAGCATGGGATGATAACCCcaagggtgcagtagtggcatgcaTATGTTCGCAATAACCATCAGCTCTCTAACTGGACTTAGGACCTGCTTAAATTAAGAGGGAAATTGTGTCTAATCCTGGAAACTTAGTCAACTACCAGGCCCAGTGAAGTCATGAATCTTGGAGGAGAACCCACCAGAATAAATTCtaacaacattttaaatatttgtccttacatCCATGGATAAATGTTAACAAatggaaaccattacagaaaactacaaccaatcaaaatgcagggTGGAGTCCAGTTCCAATGGGCACACCTATAAAACAGATCCTACACCtgtggctcagggaacactgcagaagacaaggtggaaagattataagagccagagggtcgGCGGGTTTGCCCTGGGACTGTCTCTTAGGAATGTCAGAAGATATACTATAAAGTCTCACCTACGTAACTGTCTAAATAtaactgaacaaggacaacaacaacagacaCACCAAAGTGGACGGGCTAAACCCCATGAGGCTTCAATCCTCcacaaaaaattatatataggCAACTACGAGATGCTGAAAGTAGGAAAAATAGTTTCtacagggaagagcacaccaattggttgtctaataccaaatggtcagccctgaaaacatacatatgaggAACATTATACATACAGATCGAGCAGACTATATATAGTTAggaatatatgtgtacacacacacacacaccaccaccaccaacagcaacaattaaagaaaaggagaCCATAGaattgaaagagagcaaggagacatATATGTGAGggtttggaggaaagaaaggaaagggagagatggtCACCAGGACGGCCACCGTTAGGACAATGATGATGTGGGCATTACAGGGCTAATGAGAATGTCAACTGGAAGTCACATTCTGAACAATGGTTTGGCTGTTCAGGAATTGTACAACCTGGCAATTTTATTCCTAGGCACTAGGTCAAGAAAAAAACATATGTTTCTATAAAAATCTATGCCCTCATGTTCACAGCAGTATTATTATTTGtaaaaaaactggaaacaactcaaaTATGCATCaactgatggatggatgaaccAAGTGTGAATATAGCATACAATGGACCATTTCTCAGCTATAGAAAGGAAGTATTGTTTCATGCCACAATATGAAAAGAGCACTATGATAAAAAAAAGTATACACAAGGCCACAGATTACATGATTCCATTTCTACAAACAAAATATCCCAGATAGACAAGCTTATTGAGACAGTAGGGGTGACTGGAGAGAACTTAAACttctcctttgtttgtttgtttattatgtatgtgtacatgtatacacaacaagatgcatgtggagatcagaggagaaCTTATGGGAGTTCTTCTATTATGTGGTTCCtgctcaggctgtcaggcttgatGCCATGCACTGAGGCATCTGGCCAGCCTCAGGAGAGGCTGTTAAATGAGTATGAAGCTTTGTTCTGGAGTGATGAAAATGCTATGGAATTAAGTCAAGATGATGGCTGTATAACCTTGAGACCACACTAAGGCCCATGCAATTACACACTTTAAAAGGGTGACATAGAATATGAATTATATCTCCATTAAAAAAGAACCATAGGACTCTCTGTATgcctttgtgtatttatttttggtaGTTAATGCTAACAGTTgatctgtatttaaaaaaaaaaaaaaacaaacaaacctaagatACTACTTTAGAAAatggcattagaaagtttccaACAAAAGCCTTTAgcatttaaaaagcatttgaTCCAGGAGTGGTGGTGTATGCTTGCAAtccagagttcaagaccagccgcAGATATACAGAGTATTGAGGCCAACCTGGCTATATCAagttgtctcaaaacaaacaaaagcaaaaaaaaataaataaataaataaaaaaataaaaaaaaatttaaacaaacaccaactaaaccaacaaaccaaaaaaatccaaaagggGTTTCAGAGCAATGGATCAGTGGTCAGGAGTTTatactgctttcccagaggaccagagttcagttcccagcatccttgtcaggtagttcacaactgcctacagctccagctccaggaggatctGATGCTTCTGGCCTTTGAGAGTGCACATGCAATTAAGaattatagaagaaataaaaaataaaaaagacttgatTGAGTTCTTATGCTCACTGAAAAGATTTATAATATTGAAGATTGAATGTGCTGAAGGGAGGAAAAACCATTTCTGTGCAAGATCCACTCCACTGAGGAATTCTTATAAATTCTTGACAGGCCCTCCTCACTCCTGTCACAGGCCTGCCAGTGCAGCTGGTGAGACCTCAGAAGTGCCTGAGCCAGAAAAGCAGATGGGATACTTCTTCCCAACACCAAATGGCTACATGGAG
Above is a window of Arvicanthis niloticus isolate mArvNil1 chromosome 5, mArvNil1.pat.X, whole genome shotgun sequence DNA encoding:
- the Tex38 gene encoding testis-expressed protein 38, whose amino-acid sequence is METSKVWIFLCVGFLGLCSVLIGSCILFLHWKKNLQREERAQQWVEVMRAAIFTYSPLFYWINKRRYHGMNVAINTGPPPAVTKTEPEVQNPDSLWELDISEGRNYIVQDSSLRGEASDLLQHVLGVPKQPLSSTVPQPRTDSPFPLPIFQEVPFALSLCHLPPMLNHSVSYPLANSPERNVHFCSLPILAHRTNCFNAKPFASEL